From Streptomyces griseorubiginosus, one genomic window encodes:
- a CDS encoding endo-1,4-beta-xylanase — MRKNRLRLVGVLAAGLVVAGLGAPVAEAHGKPATLADLAERHGRYFGSATDNPELVDEPYKEILGSEFDQITPGNGMKWYATEPQQGVFDFSKGDEIVRLARAHHQKVRGHTLVWHSQLPDWITSREWTAGELRAVLKKHIQTEVRHYRGKVFAWDVVNEAFNEDGTYRETVFYKTLGPGYIADALRWARQADPKVKLYLNDYNIEGIGAKSDAYYNLAKELKAQGVPLDGIGLQAHLALQYGYPTTLEDNLRRFGKLGLDTALTEVDIRMILPATEEKLAQQAEWYADLTEACLAVRRCVGITVWDYTDKYSWIPAFFEGQGAALPWDEQLQPKPAYFAIRGALK; from the coding sequence ATGCGCAAGAACCGTCTCAGACTCGTCGGAGTCCTGGCCGCGGGCCTGGTTGTCGCCGGGCTCGGCGCACCCGTCGCCGAGGCCCACGGCAAGCCGGCCACGCTCGCCGATCTCGCCGAACGCCACGGCCGGTACTTCGGCAGCGCCACCGACAATCCCGAGCTCGTCGACGAGCCGTACAAAGAGATCCTCGGCAGCGAGTTCGACCAGATCACGCCGGGCAACGGCATGAAGTGGTATGCGACCGAGCCGCAGCAGGGGGTCTTCGACTTCTCCAAGGGCGACGAGATCGTGCGGCTGGCCCGTGCGCACCACCAGAAGGTGCGCGGCCACACCCTCGTCTGGCACAGCCAGTTGCCCGACTGGATCACCTCGCGGGAGTGGACGGCGGGGGAGCTGAGGGCCGTACTGAAGAAGCACATCCAGACCGAGGTGCGGCATTACCGGGGCAAGGTGTTCGCCTGGGACGTCGTCAACGAGGCGTTCAACGAGGACGGCACGTACCGCGAGACCGTCTTCTACAAGACGCTCGGTCCGGGGTACATCGCGGACGCGCTGCGCTGGGCGCGGCAGGCCGACCCGAAGGTCAAGCTGTACCTCAACGACTACAACATCGAGGGGATCGGGGCGAAGAGCGACGCGTACTACAACCTCGCCAAGGAGTTGAAGGCGCAGGGCGTACCGCTCGACGGCATCGGGCTCCAGGCCCATCTGGCGCTCCAGTACGGCTATCCCACGACCCTGGAGGACAACCTCCGCCGCTTCGGCAAGCTGGGCCTCGACACCGCGCTCACCGAGGTCGACATCCGGATGATCCTTCCGGCGACGGAGGAGAAACTGGCCCAGCAGGCCGAGTGGTACGCCGACTTGACCGAGGCGTGCCTCGCGGTGCGGCGGTGCGTCGGCATCACGGTGTGGGACTACACCGACAAGTACAGCTGGATCCCGGCCTTCTTCGAGGGCCAGGGCGCCGCGCTGCCGTGGGACGAGCAACTCCAGCCGAAGCCGGCGTACTTCGCGATCAGGGGGGCGCTGAAGTAG
- a CDS encoding carbohydrate ABC transporter permease: MVVPLVYAVLSGFKSTDELSSNPFGLPKRWLTSNYTDILGGGDFWRLLGSSTLIAVGTTVLVVALSALAAFSFARFAFRGREALFTLFTMGLMFPFAVAVLPLFLLLRSLDLLDNPLGVILPQAAFGLPMTIIILRAFFREIPGELEEAATLDGCSSFGFFWRVLLPMARPALGTVSVLAVVTSWNNFMLPLLVFTDNTWWTLPVGVQQFQGQYSAEYARVFAYLVLAMVPALAFYSVAERQLVGGLTAGATKG, encoded by the coding sequence ATGGTCGTCCCCCTCGTCTACGCCGTCCTGTCCGGCTTCAAGTCCACCGACGAGCTCTCCAGCAACCCCTTCGGGCTGCCGAAGCGGTGGCTGACCAGCAACTACACCGACATCCTCGGCGGCGGTGACTTCTGGCGACTGCTCGGCAGCAGCACGCTGATCGCCGTCGGTACGACGGTGCTGGTGGTCGCGCTGTCCGCGCTGGCCGCGTTCTCGTTCGCGCGCTTCGCCTTCCGCGGCCGGGAGGCGCTGTTCACGCTCTTCACGATGGGGCTGATGTTCCCCTTCGCGGTGGCGGTGCTCCCGCTCTTCCTGCTGCTGCGCTCGCTCGACCTGCTGGACAACCCGCTCGGCGTGATCCTGCCGCAGGCCGCGTTCGGACTGCCGATGACGATCATCATCCTGCGGGCCTTCTTCCGGGAGATCCCCGGCGAGCTGGAGGAGGCGGCCACCCTCGACGGGTGCTCCTCCTTCGGCTTCTTCTGGCGGGTCCTGCTGCCCATGGCACGGCCGGCGCTCGGCACGGTGTCGGTGCTCGCCGTCGTCACCAGCTGGAACAACTTCATGCTGCCGCTGCTGGTGTTCACCGACAACACGTGGTGGACGCTGCCCGTCGGTGTGCAGCAGTTCCAGGGGCAGTACTCGGCGGAGTACGCCCGTGTCTTCGCCTATCTCGTCCTGGCGATGGTGCCCGCCCTCGCCTTCTACTCGGTCGCCGAGCGCCAGCTCGTCGGCGGCCTCACCGCCGGTGCCACGAAGGGCTGA
- a CDS encoding sugar ABC transporter permease — translation MTSTFLADKRSGPGTELPPPESVRARGRGRRRVLHWLTAVGFQLPALVLFIGMVLLPMLFALYAAFFRWGGFGMPSDYVGTDNFTDLFDNPVFLGDLWRCLILVLLSLVLQLPFALAMAVLLNQKFRGRAVYRMLFFAPYVLSEAITGVLFSMVFAPDDGLADHVLGAVGLDGVGGLWFADPSYVMATLFLVMTWKYFGFHMMLYLAGLQSIPRELTEAALIDGASAWQRFRNVTLPLLAPTLRISVFLSVIGAIQLFDLVWVITQGGPDHHSETMAVTMFQYGFKRYQVGYASAISVVMFGICLVFALAYQRFVLRRDLEGATTTMRGDGK, via the coding sequence ATGACCTCCACGTTCCTCGCAGACAAGCGGAGCGGTCCGGGCACCGAACTCCCGCCCCCGGAATCAGTCAGGGCCCGGGGGCGGGGCCGACGGCGGGTGCTGCACTGGCTCACCGCGGTCGGCTTCCAACTGCCCGCCCTGGTGCTGTTCATCGGCATGGTCCTGCTGCCGATGCTCTTCGCGCTGTACGCGGCCTTCTTCCGCTGGGGCGGCTTCGGCATGCCCTCGGACTACGTCGGCACGGACAACTTCACGGACCTGTTCGACAACCCGGTCTTCCTGGGTGACCTGTGGCGCTGCCTGATCCTGGTCCTGCTCTCCCTCGTGCTCCAGCTGCCGTTCGCGCTCGCCATGGCGGTCCTGCTCAACCAGAAGTTCCGCGGCCGGGCCGTCTATCGGATGCTGTTCTTCGCGCCCTACGTCCTGTCCGAGGCGATCACGGGCGTGCTGTTCAGCATGGTCTTCGCGCCGGACGACGGTCTCGCCGACCACGTCCTGGGCGCGGTCGGGCTCGACGGCGTGGGCGGGCTGTGGTTCGCCGACCCGTCGTACGTCATGGCGACGCTCTTCCTCGTCATGACCTGGAAGTACTTCGGCTTCCACATGATGCTCTACCTGGCCGGACTCCAGTCCATCCCAAGGGAGTTGACCGAGGCCGCGCTCATCGACGGGGCCAGTGCCTGGCAGCGGTTCCGCAACGTCACCCTGCCGCTGCTCGCGCCCACCCTCAGGATCAGCGTCTTCCTGTCCGTCATCGGGGCGATCCAGCTGTTCGACCTGGTCTGGGTGATCACCCAGGGCGGGCCCGACCACCACTCCGAGACGATGGCCGTGACCATGTTCCAGTACGGCTTCAAGCGCTACCAGGTCGGCTACGCCAGCGCGATCAGCGTGGTCATGTTCGGCATCTGCCTCGTCTTCGCCCTCGCCTACCAGCGGTTCGTGCTCCGCCGCGACCTCGAAGGGGCCACCACGACGATGAGGGGGGACGGGAAGTGA